The Rosa rugosa chromosome 1, drRosRugo1.1, whole genome shotgun sequence genomic sequence AGCACTCTCTACTCCATTGACCTGATTCACTTGTCTTAACAACTGTTGTTCGCCACtctctgtcagatccaagtAATAGAGTTTCcaccttctaacaccataaccaagaatccgccgagtcagaatgtcctgaaacacacagaaagagggATAAAATGTCACAATACATGCTAGTGCTAGAATAATTTGGCCAACAAATAGTAGATTATATGCCAATGAAGGAACAACTAACACAGAATCAAGGGTTAATGTATTAGAGAGAACAACAGAACCTTCTCCGGTAACcagagttggagtaccatcattagtagaaacaatattttgagaggAGGGTTTCATCTTTTCTAAGAGACTAGGATCAttagtcatatggtcagatgcacctgtatcaattatccaagaactattcatagatatcttacccttcatacctgactgtgttacattagcggaggcattagATGGCTGCGTTTCCTCTGTAGTAGCCACGACATCTTTTCCAAGGTTCTTTCGCTGTTTCTTGGTGaaatcccaccaatcagggtagccaatcaCTTCATAACACCGTTGCTTGCTATGACCCAAATCTCCACACACCGGACACTTtgtatttgcatatggatttgtttTACTCGGAGGGTGATGTTGTGAGGGAGTTGAGAAGCCCGAGGAGGGCCCCTATTTGCGTTGGACAGCCATAGCAGCGGATTCAGAGGCGTGTCCCATTGCCTACCTTTCAGAATGCACCTTTCGAACATATGCATATCTTTGCTCCAAGTCAAATTTCGGGTCTTTGCGCAGAATCTCACCACGGACTTGATCATACTCTGAATCGAGTCCACTAAGGAACATGTGAACTCGCATTCGTGCCATGGCAGTGGTCTCTTGAACAACTGCAGCCACTGTGTTATTCTGAGAGGCCATACGCTGATCAATTTCCTGAAACAATCCCACCAATTCATTGTAGTAGGTAGGAAGAGTCCGACCATTCTGTTTTGCTCCGAAACACTTCTTGTTTAATTCAAAAATCCTGGTTTCATCATAATCATCATAAAAGGTCTTCTCAACAACTTCCCAAACATCTTTGGCCATTGGGAGTCGGATATACCGATTCATGAGTGATGACTCCATGGAATCAATTAGCCAACTCTTCACTTTTTCATTCTCTGTGGTTCATACTTCAAATTCAGCAGACTCTACATTCGGTGCAACTCTAGCTCCAGTGAGGTAGCCGACCTTTCCTCGTGCTCCAATCCTCATCTTCATAAGAGGTGCCCATATGGTGTAATTGGATTCATTCAAGGCAACGCCAGTTGGAAACGCTGAGTTGTCTTGAGCGGTGGTATGATAATGGTTGATAATAGGAGGCATGTTGTGGAGTGCAAGGGTGGCAGCATCGTCCTCCATTTAATAGAACTAAGGATCTGTTCGTgagaaataagaaaaacaagGAACTGTAGCAGTGCAGCCGACTTGAAGGCTTGGGCGGCAGAGCTTGTCGGTTGCAGCAGAATTTCGGCTAGGCAGCAGGTCTTGTCGGCTTGCTAGCTACCCACGTGATTCTTGTCAGCTACCCACGTTCAGGTTTGTAAGTCTACAGTTGGAGAAAATCAATTTGGTCAGGTGGTTCGTACAACTCTTCGAAATTCGGGTTTCGGGTTTCAGAGGAATACAGTGCAGATATTCagcctgctctgataccaagttgaAAATAATAATTCAATGGGTTTTGAATGCTTCAATAATATTTACCCCCAAAGAATAGGGTTTATAAAGTGATACAAGagtaatcctaataggaaacgatctcctacaattatacagaGAGACGTAATCTAtacgtacaaggaaagtaaatatttacagaatattctacagTAAAGGGACTTGGTATCTACAATGTAGCAATCAAATGAGCCACTGTTTTTCCAGGTATATATACACTTTCTGAACATGTTAGAATTTGGGCATTCATATGTTCTTGTTGAACTCCATGTTTAGCACTTTTTCCTATACCAAGTTTGCTTAAATCATGTTGAATTCATGTGTTTGCTGTGTGCCTCTTGTGTTGTACGTGAAATTTTCTTGGGAGTTTTCCATTTTGTTATTGACTGCTCATTGGACAATTATCAATATTGCACTGAACTATATGATATTGGGTAGTCCTGTATTGCTGTTATTGTTTCATATGATAGAAATTTTGTTCTCCATATGATAGAAATTCCAGTCACTTTACCTTTAAGAAAGTGTACCTTAAAAATTCCAGCCAAGATGCATAAGAGCATTACTAAAACTTTTGGTCTGTTATACTTGCTGTACTTGGTTGGAGTTTTACATTTGCTTTTCAGGTGCATATATTTCTTGAAGTACGTTGATACTACCTAATGTTCcactgttttttattttcatgatACCTGGAAATGCTTCATAACTGACTTGCATGATCCTGTAGTGTGCTTTCTGATTTCAGTACATATCCTTTGTAGTTCCTCTAAAGGAAGTGAGTGTGGGAAAGTACAAATAAAAAAGACATCATAACGTGGATAGCTTGATTTGTATTAAAAGTTTTTTGACTTGTATTTCATGTGTTTAGTCTAATGGTAATTGAACTATTGTTAGTTGTTGTCACAGAAAAATGGTCCTCACTTTGAGACATGGAACTTGGGAGTATTGGGACCAGTTGTTCTACAAGGATTAGATCAAGGAAGCAGAGATCTATTAGGGCAGAAATGGTCAGGAAGTAGAGATGATACGTAGTCTGTAGAAGACAAGCAGAAAACAAGTTGTGAAGTCTCTGACCAAGGCGGTAGATACATTGCTGAATACTCATGGGACAAGTACACCCTTCATGAAGGATCTTTTGAGGTGAATGGAGCAACCGTGCTGAAAACTTTTATCAATGGAGTAGATTAGTTTATACTGTTGTTAACAGACTGTATTTCATGATTTGAGTATGACTTTTTCATAATTATATTTTCCAAACATAATATAGTTTTAATTAGGAAAAGGTACTGTAATTGTGAATGAGCCTATGCCCGTATACAGATGTAACTTTCCCTAGAAGGTATAATTTCCaattgattcacaaaagaaTTCTGTCTAATTTAGCCGCCACTGTTATAGTATTCTTGGATTCTATGGATTTTCTGCACATATTTCACCATGTATTGTCTCTAGTCACTTCATATAAATACCACAACAATTTGATTGTATATCACCAAAGAAAACCAACAACTTCATTGCAGCTAGCTCTCATAGACATCAATGGCGACCGATAAATCAAACAACATGCAGTTGCATGTCTTCTGCATCGTCTTCGTGATCCTCTTTGCTCTTATAGAATGTATGTACCAGCTGtaaattttcttcttctgatcTTGATTTTCTTACGGTACTATAATTTATCTCCTCTACTTTTGTTTAATTTCCATGCATTAACAGGCAATGAAAATTTCCTTGGTGCTTCTAGCAGCAGCGAGGTTAATGTGGTTGAGAATTTAAGGGTGAGAGGTGACTATGATCATGTGGAATATTATAGGCCCGAAGATGGAATCAAATTCTGCTCCAAAGAATGTACTCCATCTCTGCCTTGCTGGTGTTGCGATCGCCGTGGCCGTGCTTCTCAGTGCTTCCCAACTGAAAATGAATGTAAACATTACTGTGCGTGATGATCGATGGTCATCAACACAAACTTTACTGTTTTAACGAATTCCTGTTTAATTCACAAACAAACTACATGTACTCCAGAGTCAAGAGGCAAGTGATCTGAGTGGTATTTATTTTAGTGATCAAGAATAATATTGGAATTGACAGTATCTAAAAGGCATATAATGGTAAGACATTCGTCTCTTCAACAAAATGTACCATTATCCCCGCTATGGCCCCTCCATGACTGAGCCAAGCAAAaccaataaaataaagaaacgCAACAATTCTATTTCGATAGAAAAAGGGTGCCGTTCGTCGATCCCACCCTAAAATTCTCATTCATAAAGACATTGGCTCTTACTGTGACTAGAAACATAATTGTgattaggattggtgtaaacTTATCTTTGTATACATGCAAATTCTTTGGTGCATTTCAGCAGGAATtaggaaaacaaaaatatacTGCATGGAATATATAGACAGCAAATGGGTAGACTGGTTTTCACTATAAACAGGACATAATATATGGGGCTAAGCACACAAAAAGAGTAGTTGCGTCTCACTGAACTACATTACCCAATAAACTGTTTGTTGAAGGTGAACTCTGGTCACTTAACCAAGGATCATGTACAGAAACAGGAGAGGTATCCTTCTCCTCCTTCATCGGAGCTAGGGAACTGTCCACCCTTAGTGAAACAATTGATCTCTGGCTTCTTATACTGGTCTTCTTAGCAGTCAGACCACCCAATGACTTCTCACTTCCGTTATACGGTGATGAACAAGAGGATGCCACTGATGATGCTGTGCCTACATTCTCCTCCATCGTTGCCCACCCACTGCGCCTCACATATTCTAGTTCTTCCGCAACTTCTGTCATAGAAGGCCTCATGTCACTGTGAAACGCAAGGCATCTGAATGCAAGCTCGGCTACCTTGTTAATGGAGTAAAGAGTCCAAGCATCCCTATTTGGTTCGAGAAAAGGATCAACTATTTCATCCAAGCATCCTTTCCCTATTCTATCAATAGCAAGTGCAGCCAAATTGATCTCGGTTTGAGGTCTAGCAAAATCAACCACCTTCATTGCGGTTATTATCTCTACTAAAACTACCCCGAAGCTGTAAACATCACTTCTATCAGAAAGATGGAAGTTTTGATGGTACTGAGGATCTACGTAGCCTGGGGTCCCTTGTGGAGCTGTTGATATGCATGACAATTCTGTCATTCCAAGTCTAGAAAGACCGAAATCTGCTACCTTTGATTTGTAGTTGAAGTCCAAAAGTATGTTGCTGGATTTGATATCTCTATGATAGATTGGTGGATTCATCTCAGAGTGGAGATAGGCTATAGCATTGGCAGTTTCAGAAGCAATTGTGAGCCTTATGGTCCATGGAAGTCCTTCTCCCCTCTCTCTTTGTAAATGTTGAGATAGCGTTCCATTAGGCATATATTCATATACAAGTATCTGTTCGCCTCCCTCTATGCAGCAACCTAAGAGTCGCACTAGATTCGGGTGGCTCACGGAGGAGAGGAGCTTGATCTCATTCATGACTTGGTCAATGCTGTTAGAGTCTCGGTATTTAATCTTTTTTATCGCAACCCAGTCATCATTGTGGAGTTTTCCTGCATAAACTGTACCAAAGGCCCCTGTACCCAACCTTTGTTTCTCGGCAAAGCAATTAGTAGCTCTCTCTATTTCTTTAAAGGGATATAATGGAACACTGGAGTTGCCTGCAGCTTCAGATAGAAGGCGCCTTGCACTCAGCTGGTTTTTTAAGCAAGTGGAACGCTTACGAAGATAGTAACAGATAAGAAATAGACCAGCCATTAATAAAGCTCCAGCAACAAACCCTACAAAGAAGACAGAGCAATGCAATACACGAAACTAATTAAAACGTACCATATACTCGCTTGTATACCTAGAGAacataacaaaaaaatgaaattttatcAAATATTGTTCAGACATGATTCATATCTCATGTAAGGCTACTATGAGAGAACCACATTGTATTACCGTTCACTTGAGATACTGATTTGAGAGTTTTTTGAAGTCTTTCATGAAAAAACATGTAAAATTTTTGTTAGTTTGCCATTTAGCTAAATCATTATCAAGTTCTCGAGATTTTAACCTGCTAATTGTACCACAACAATCAAGCAAGGAATGTGTGTTGCATGGAAATAGTGATAGACAGACTACTAGAAAAACAAATATATCAGAAGCACGCAGAAACATGCACCACAGTCGGATAAAAATGTGGAGAACCAATGCATCAGCAACTTGAATTTTCTGAATGGGTTTATTTTTAAGGGTACCTTTTTAGGATTCCAAACCAGGGAAACCATGGGACAAATGAAAACAAATAAATCATATGGCTTAGACTTCTGAAAATTAAAGTCAATTACTGCAACTACAAGTAGTTAACATACATTTTTGGTATGATTTCAAGTTTCAACAGGACTTAAACAACTAAGATAGCTTTTACTCTTTTAGCAGAGGTATGCAAGTAGTTTTCTTTAAAGAAAACTGAAACCATAAATTAAGAAAGCGAGAGGTAAAAGAACTGAGAGATgataaattaagaaaaaggGAAAAGACTACAAAGCTTACCTGCAATAAGAATACCAACTCTTCCCCCACAACGTCCAGACAAGTACCTTGAAGCATTGCATTCAGAAACTGAAGACGTACATGACAACCAGTATAAAATGATTAGAAACATTACATTATGAAATTCTAAAGCTATATAGGTATCAGGCATATGGGCTACATTATCCAAGTTCATGCAATTACAGATGCAATTAATGGCCCATAATCACAATTTCCACTTGTATAAAAATGTCAGTTTCCAACTAGAACCTTTCATATACAGGCCATTTGCATACTTTATACTTATTCTGAGAAAAGAGATCATTGAAAAAGCAGCGCTGCAGCAGAACCAGAACCACAACGCAAGTACAAATTCTGGTCGAACTTGCAAGTGCATAAGATTATCACCTCAATTAGACTTCTCCTAGCAAGCTTAGATATATTACTTAATGCCTTTTAAcataataatctcattaatcaGTACCAGATTGTTGAAACTTAAAAATCATAGAAAATGAATACACCGATAGCAACTGTAGCTATTACAAGTCTACTCTTCCCCTTAATCTATTTATCCAAAGTCCAATTTATTTAGTAAATGCATGTGCTTTACCTAATATCCCTCCATAAATAAACATGGAATATTAGCCTAAACATTTGACTTTCGGACGATTCTTTGGTTACAAGGAGAACAATTCACAACAAAAGGAATAAAAAACTTGACATAAATTATGGCGAAAGAATATTATAAAAATTTCATAGCAACTATATTCCATCGGACTCTAAATTCCCCCTCAAATTATGGTCTAAATTAGTCACATCTAATTAGTCATCTACAAGTACATTACCGGATTTTAGGCCACACCGATATTTTTCGAATAACAAAATCAAATCGAATTTGGCTGCAAAGTCTACCATGACTTGGTGGTCAAATACCTCATcacacaccacaaaattcatAGCAATTGGACCAAATTAGAATTTTTCCAAAACCAAATGATGACGTGTCAGACCATGAGTCGTAAAACGACGCCGCAGAAAGCTAAGTTTCCAAAAagtcaaagaaaaaaacaaagttgACTAGACTGACTAACCTCTCCGGCAACCCGACCCGTTTCTGAACCCGTCGCCGTGATATCCTTCCTTACATTGGCAGCGGATCCCATGAGCTTTCTCCCCGCCGAGCTTAACGTCGGTCCACGTGGCATTGTCAGCGCAATCACGGCGGGAGCCCGGAACCCACCAGCCCAACTCGATCGTCTCAAACTGGAGCGACAGCGGCGAGTCCTTACCGGAATTAAGCGCAATGGATCCGAACAAGAAGTCACAGTTGGTCTCATTTAAGTAACTATATTCCATAATCTCCGACTCTTTATTCTCGTGAGATAAACAGCTTATGTTACCTTTGCTAGCTCTACAGTTGTTCAGACGGAACTGCTTTTGAACGAAGTCCACCGGAATGTAGCAGCCGTTTTGGGAGTGCGGGCAGCTCTGGAGAAGCAAGCTGTTGTTCCAAGTTGGGCCGAAGTTTTCGCCGAACAGGGGGTGTATAGATTCGACCCCTCTGTCACATTTTGCCGGGAGATCGAGGTAGATGCTGGTTGAGGTTATGTTCTGCACAGTGAAATTGCTGATCGAGATGGTTTTGTCGTCAGAGCAGTTCAATTGGATTTTGCACCCGTCTGAGAACCCGAACGGGTACGGAACCGGCTTGGCAGATCCGCATGTGGTTTTGCAGTTCTGCTTCTGGGCTTTGGATACGGAGGCTATGAGGAGCAGAATCAGAACGTTTTTGCTCATGAGGAAATGATTCATGTTGAACCTGAAATCATTGGCTTCCTGTAAAAGTAGATGTCAAGTAAGATTTTGAGATGTTGAGGATGAAGTTCAAATACCCAAGAAGAAAATATCAAGTGAGCAATTAAAGGCTCTGTCTTTGATTTCTGGGTATTTGGGAAAAATAATTAAGGAAGCTTGAAAACTGATCGAGCAATTAAAGATGACAGTTGGGAGGCCATCTATACCAATAAATAAGGTCTAACCTCTGGGAGTGTCTTCAATGGGATTTGGAGTAATTACTCTGTCTCCTCTGCATGTAAATTAAGTGCTTGATTAATATGGTTCtggttctgcttcttcttcagcAGTTCTTGATCATGATGAGAGAGTTTCAAAACCAGAAAAAAGCTCTTCTTATTTTCCTTGCCACAGCTCTCTGCAACTCCAGGAATGTAAAATGGGTGGTACTCAAAACTGCCAAATGTTGTGTATTCTTTTTGGTAGAATGACACAGATGCCTTTCTGTAGAAGCAAATGAACAAaacgtctttttttttttctttttttttggtacagaAATGGGCTTGTAGAGAATGGGAAATAATTACAGAGTTGGAATGTTGTGGTCAGCTTGGCTAATTATAAATGGTTTGACTGACACAGATCAACAATTGTTGGATTTAAATTATTAACCATGACTGACTGCTTCCATTCGACGAAGGTGGGGAAGTGGGTCTCACTAGTTAACAGCCTCAGCTCCACTATGTTCCCCTCTCatgcttttctattttttcttttttttaatggcTTAAAAGAAATGCCATATTCTTCAAGCATGGGGTGATGGGGATGTACTCACTTTTCTGCTTCTTTGATTAGTTTATGCTGGGTTAACGTCCACTCTTATAATCCTCTGTATTGCCAGACATGGCTGCCGTGAAGAAGATGAAGGGCGTCAAATGTTTGACGAAAATGCCCATGAGAGCCGAAATGGTTGACAATCAAGTTCAGTTGCACTGTCCAACACGGTATAGGGTAATAAAACTGGCCTGTTTCCCATTTTCACTCGAGCACCACAAATTCGCTATCATTTTTGTTCTGTGGTTATTATAGTAACACCTGAAAAGGTGAGAAATTTCCCGCCAAACGTGCATGGAAAGAAGAAGACCATGATCTTGAGGGATAGCCGGCGCCCCTGAGTTTTGACCTTTGCTTAGGGTCACAAAAGAGCAACTAATTGCTTTTAGAACCCAAAGTAGAAGAGACCGAATTATAAGAATTATATTATCACTGCATGTACAACATGATCTTGTTCCTTCTTTCTTATATGTATAACCAAGTAAATTGCTGGTCAATGTCATAATCTTTTGGCCAGCTTCTCGATCATTTGCTGCAACCAacatatagattttttttttctccctgaATTCTTATGTATAATATGTTTATATTCATATATACATACCTGGTCATGGTGTTGTTATCTTCTTTGGTTCTGTTTTTTAGGGCACCTTTGAGGCGTGATTAAAGGGGCCTTGCGTAGAAATTTTGTACGAGGACAAAATCCATCGCATCACTGTGGACATCGTGACTTTTCTTTCACATAATTAGTCAAAGTAAATGATATGCAGATTTGATGCATTTCCTCATTATAACATTGCCAATGTTAATCGTGTATTTAACTGTTTATACACGTCTATaatgatttgatttttgatCGATAAAAGAGTCTATCATTCTGAGTTTTATATATTTACGCCAAAACCATTGGCAAGACATCTGGATGAGTAGATTGCCTCGTCCATCTCTATCTACTATTTTTTTTGAAGTGCTAGTTGAACGAAATGCAAGTGATGTTCTGTTTTAtgaaaaggagagaaaaaaaatgtttatattttaaCGACTTCGTCGAAGAGATAGTAAGACTTCAGTATAAACAATCCTACAAGTGGTGCAGTAGAAGAACAACTAACTTCATAATATAATCTCTTTCAATTCGAAATGTCATTAGCGTTAGTAGTGTGCACATTGGTGTACTTTTACTCAATGTTTAGCAGGAGTATGTCCTTTTTAGGATCCGCTGGAAACGAAATGAGCCAAGCAATCTTAAAGAAGGGCTTGACTACCCAATCTTAAACATTATGGTACGTGTGTGGACAACGTCATTACCGTGGAGGAGGGGCATATCAATTCATATATATAGCCAAAATGGCAATTCATATATACAGCCAAAATGGTTGACCAATGACCCCCAAAAATTTGACGGTAATTACTTGATGTCGATCGACGAGTAGATTTAGGTCATCCTCCAGAGGTAATATCTACAAAATATCAATAATATATCGACATTGGTTTACTCATTAAAGTTGTATAAAAGAAAGATAACAAACGCCTAAATAATTTTCACTTTTACATACTATTACTAATTATTGGTAGAAAATAGACATAAAATGATCAATATTGAGCGATTGAGCTATAAGCTGTAACTTTGTTTTGCTTGTCAATTTATTATCttaacttcttcattttttttttttttttttttttgaaaagatctTAACTTCTTCATGAATTCGAGACAAAACTTAGGTTTATTTTGCTTATCATGTTGTTattatcttaattttttttaaataattcaTTGAATACCTTATTATCGATCTTTGTGCGCCTCTCGCTAGCCACAACTAGTTTCCATCTTTTATCCATGCCATGACCTAGCATTTCTAGGATAGCAACAAAGACTGTGGGACAGATCGAGTCTCTCGTGCAAGGGTTGTTGATTGAACTATTTCAGTGATCTCATCGATCATCATCCAAAACTTGCCGTTGGAATTCGTTCAACGACTTCTCAAAGTCCTTTGGTATTTATTTCAATTTCCTTGCATCACTATTATACTACTTATCATTCTCGTGTCTCATTAATTTGGCTCCATTGTTGAGCTCAGCTTGCATTTACTGGTCTTTTCTTAAGTTAAGCATTGGCTTGGAAACGTTGCTTTCACTCAACAAAGCTGTGGCTGTGGCCGTTGGAGTGAAGTAGGTGCCAAAACCACTACTGGTGCCCAGAAAATTACAGGCAAATACTAAATTACTTGACTGAGAATCTGAGATCATTCTAGATTGAAAGTTTTCCATGACGAAGGTCACATGCACATTGCCATAAAAAATAGACAGGctttgaaaaacaaaacaaaaaaacaaaaattaggaGATGGGTATATGTGATAAGTTAAATAGAACAAGTTAAACTATTGTCATTGGTGTGCAGAATAGTCTTCATATATACCTAGCTAGCTAACCAAGGCTTCTAagatttgattgataattgttAGTTTAAGATTCACCAATCTTGGATCGATTTTCTTCAAAGAGATTTCATTTGTGATCACAAATTTGTCGGTGCATTTTATATTGATGGTAGAAGGTTTAGGTCTGAATGGTTGTCCAAATTGATTAACGGGACTCATCTTGTCCCATAATCAAATATATTGATTGGTGTTTTCTTTGGTGATTAAGAACTTGTAAAATTTGTGAAAATCGCTATGATATATGGCTCTAGTTTCTAAAATTCCATCTTTATGATTGAGATTTCAAGTTTAAATGCACACAAATCATGTATGTGGTAATATGATTGACTTGAGAGTTTTGCGAAGTCTCGAGCAATTTTGttaacaaatttttatttttcgttTGTGAAGTCTTGAGTATTTGAAGGTTCTCCTTCGATGCTCAAATAGGTAGTTATTGAAACTCTTTACCTAAAAGCAACAAATTTAGGTTACTAATCCGAAGGGTTGGCGGGCTGATAAGCTCCATTGACCATTCCCATGGACTCCAAAAGACCATAGGTTATAGTGCTAGTGGAGTTTAGTTGGCAGAACAATAGTAAAATGAGTTGTAAAACGGTCAAATCCCCACCTATACAAGCCTTAATTTAACCGTTGCATGAGATTCGTGTAACCGctatttttcttatttcatCTTTAGACTTTAATTACATCAACTTTATGATTACTCTAGCGCGCGGAGTCAATTTATTCTTgataatccaaaaaaaaaaacaatttacaGTAATTCAAGCCCAAGGTCATCCTTCCCCCATAGGGCTGAGAACCATTTCGCACAGTCCGGCCCAATACCCAAACAGAGGCATCCAAGTGCTCTATGTTCTACTCGCACAAACCAGCGTCGTCGTTTTGAGTCGATTAAACCTGaaaacctaaaccctaaaaccctagtCGTACCCAAAACTCTCCTCAGACAAAAAGGGGTCGGATTCCGATGTCGGACAGAGAAGATTACGACTCCGACGCGCCGGAGGAGTTCACAGCCGAGCAGGTTATCCAACTCTACCAAAGATAGTTTTAAAGTTCAGAACTTTAATTTCAGAAATCAAAAAGCTTGGAACTTGTTCCTTACCCTATTTGTTTTGATGGTTACAGGGAATACAACAGGAACAAGAACTGAGTAAGCTTCAGAAAGAGAATAAGGCGAGGTATATGACTCGAGCaccgtcttgattttgattatgGTTTCGTTTGGTTGCTTTGAAATGTAGGAATTTGATTCATTTGAGTTGAGTTCTTATGAAAATTGAATTACTTGAGCTGAATTTCTCAATTTCAAGAGGCTAAATGCCCGAAATATTGGTAATCGAAACACTGTTTATTGTTTTTTGTAGTATTTATTAAAGGGTTATTACCTTCTGTCCATTTTGTTTCATCAAGACAGATAATTATGCTTTTTAAGAAGATAAGTTTGAATCTCTGTTGTTAAATGGAATAGACAGTAGAATTAGTTGGATAACATTGAAGTTGTGAATGGTTGAAGGCATATATGAAAGTTTCCTTTACCCCATTGTTTTGTTCTTTTGATGCCAGTAGAAAGTTTGGAAAGTTTAATGCTTTGATTATACGGTGGAATCCGATTACATGACTATAGAAACTTAGCATGTTTGCTGCTATACTAATGGTATTGATATCAGTAACTAAGATAAACTGAAGCCGACAGGAAGTAACGGCATGGAATTTGTAGGAGTGCTTTCTAAATCAGTGCATATTTGAATATATAGCAAATACATGTCAGATTAGACCACGCATATACCTGTCTGTTGACATGATTTGAAAAGTTTTGTCACAAAATTTAAGGGAATTTGGAGTGGTGTGTGTGCACACTATATCAGTAACTAAGATAAACTGAAGCCGACAGGAA encodes the following:
- the LOC133719479 gene encoding wall-associated receptor kinase-like 14, encoding MNHFLMSKNVLILLLIASVSKAQKQNCKTTCGSAKPVPYPFGFSDGCKIQLNCSDDKTISISNFTVQNITSTSIYLDLPAKCDRGVESIHPLFGENFGPTWNNSLLLQSCPHSQNGCYIPVDFVQKQFRLNNCRASKGNISCLSHENKESEIMEYSYLNETNCDFLFGSIALNSGKDSPLSLQFETIELGWWVPGSRRDCADNATWTDVKLGGEKAHGIRCQCKEGYHGDGFRNGSGCRRVSECNASRYLSGRCGGRVGILIAGFVAGALLMAGLFLICYYLRKRSTCLKNQLSARRLLSEAAGNSSVPLYPFKEIERATNCFAEKQRLGTGAFGTVYAGKLHNDDWVAIKKIKYRDSNSIDQVMNEIKLLSSVSHPNLVRLLGCCIEGGEQILVYEYMPNGTLSQHLQRERGEGLPWTIRLTIASETANAIAYLHSEMNPPIYHRDIKSSNILLDFNYKSKVADFGLSRLGMTELSCISTAPQGTPGYVDPQYHQNFHLSDRSDVYSFGVVLVEIITAMKVVDFARPQTEINLAALAIDRIGKGCLDEIVDPFLEPNRDAWTLYSINKVAELAFRCLAFHSDMRPSMTEVAEELEYVRRSGWATMEENVGTASSVASSCSSPYNGSEKSLGGLTAKKTSIRSQRSIVSLRVDSSLAPMKEEKDTSPVSVHDPWLSDQSSPSTNSLLGNVVQ